The window GTCATGGGAGGGTCCAAACTGGATATGGGAGAGCACACCTGCTGTGCCAGAGAGAGCGCGGAGACGTTGGGGATGAGGATTTTGTGCTCGGTGTCCACATTCCCCAACATCTTCTCTGCAAACTTACTCTCAATCTCAGCCAAAAATGGATCTTTGGCGCCGAAATCTCCAAGCAGTCTCCGCCCGTGAGCCCCTCCATGCCTCGGAAGAAATCCAAGTCATCGAGGCCTTCAGCGTGGCATGTATGCTGGCATCGCAGCTAGCGTGGAGAGCACCGGGTTTAGCGCAACACTTCCTACACTGGCAACACCGTGCTGGCGTTTTCTTCACCGACATCAAAGGTGGACTTCGGGTGGGGAGACCGGCTCTAGGTTCAAACTATTTTCCATAGGGTGGGGATGCCTGCGTACATGTGGCAGTAGTGATGAACCATCATTTGGGGTGTCATCAGGGTAGGGATTCCTCGTGACAAGCATGggtatttcaattttttttaagcaatAATTAAGAgatcataaattataacaaaGTATCTCAAGCAAAAATCAATACAAGGCAGAGGTAAGATTTAGGAtactctgataccaaatgtaaGAGATTTACATGCAATATACTCAATCCAAAATATATGAAACTTTTTCCATACGAATCATTTCTGAAAAAATTAAGATCATCTTCTTACCTCCAGCCATTGTTTCTAAATTGTATGTTGGCTAGTTGCTGCAAATCTTGATTTTCCAAACTCTGATCTCTCTTCGTTAAATGGTGTATTACTGAAGAAAAACAACAGAGAGAGACGAGTTCAAGACCAAgacttatatataaaattgtggCTTCCCATCAAACCATATTGTTTCTGATTCGCCACCACTATGAGCAGCTTGTGGAACATGCTCCTTAAATGTAGGGAAATGAAATCTGGTGGAGGACGTGGTTAAGGTGTTGGACCACATCAGAGTTGTGTGAACGTGTGTGTGAATGTGTAGCAGTTTGATGCTATAATCTTCGGTACAGGTCACAAAAGCACTGTTCTAAAATGGTGTAAGGTACAAAGTTGACCATTTTacctatcaatatatatatctgtgtgtgtgtgaacGTGATCATGATCATGATTGTAGATCTCAAAAACCGTAATGAATGTGCTTTAAATTAAATGTAAATAGGAGGGTGAATGCCTTTTTAATGAGGATGTAATGCCTAAGAAGAGCTTCCCAAATCACTAGAATGGGGAAAATGATCTCTATTTTGTTGGATTTGCAAGtcgagagttatttggaattgCAAGAGATGCGAAACATATAGCCAACCACATTAGTAGTATTGTGCAGAGGAAATAGTTATGTGTGATTTAATGATGAGAAATTTACGTTGGATGAAAAATTTTGGTTTCGTAACTATTGACGTGTTTGTGACATCTTgtttacaaataataattaacatcCACATGCAACCATTTTTGCCCATGTATTGAAACAAGATGGTTAGGTTTTGGACTAAATTTAGCATGATCATAAGGTACTTTTGCCCTTAGATcctcaaattattaattttaccaATTCACACAAAATTCTTTCatcacttgcaatcaattgtcatCTCCATCATATAATGATGCAAGGACAACTATTGCAAGTATAACTTCAATTAGAAACAAGGACATCCTACAGGGAATGGACGTGGATTAAATTTTGGCTGAATCTTTCCATTGATTAAGTGATAACACATTTTTAGTCTAATTACTTAGGTttgattataattaatttgctacCTATATTAATTTGCCTCTAGCATCATGTCTATCCCCTAGCTGGTAGAGAAGAAAGCGATGATAATCGGTAAATCATGCCCACTATATTTGGTTGTACaaaaagttgaaagaaaatacatgaaaaagaaataaagaaagtaaataaaaggaaagaaaagtgaaagaaaataaaaatatatttaagtcaataaattaacatcatgtgttattttaaatttattttacttattttttttcttttatgtaaataattttaaaatacataatattttaatttattataattatatttaatttttttatcatacttttttatggtaaaatcaaacataagaaaatcattttaatttcttcattataaattttcattccataaaaataataaataattattaattatttctatttgaattttatcgAAATCATTATGATAATCTCCTTACTATAGTTATTAACTTTGAGTGAATTAAAATTGCAAATCCTTAATGAGCCTAATTGGACTAGTTTCCTCTTCGgattatattatttctattatccaaaattattttaagttattaacttaaagtttgttacttatttttatttttaaatattaaggttctTTGGTaaagttaaaaacttaaattttattttaaattatcaaattgacaccctcattaattttaattaatatttatctttgttgattttatctcatattcatttttattaactttaaagaataaatttatttataaagcatccatatttaaattattgtagaTATGTaagataatcataaaatatttataataacaaaTGATACGTATATGTGAaaatcataattctaaaatacaCGTACTCTCACTAATATTACAAAGATTTGAGACTGAGAGtaagataattattttgacttattaCTTAgcactaaaaataattttaaattttaattttaagttatttaatcaAACAAATTTAATCTACTTAtagacttaaattaagttattaaattatattaattcattAAATTGATGTAACAATTAAACAACCTCTAAGTACATTATATCAATTAGCTAGGTCATGTTATTGGTGGTAGTATCTCTCAGCCAACTCCTAGTGCTCTGGGCAATTACACTGTCATTGCAGCATCTAAGTCTTCCAATGCCAGTCTCCTCTGACTTCTCAAGATGATATTACATGGTGAGTCAACAGTTTGAGCTGGTTGCAAAACTGAGAATTTGGGATGCTTCTAATTTCCATTTCTCTCCAAAGCTATTAATGAGCTTGACTGAGTCAAGCGCTGCGGGATGAATTGGCTCATTCACTCCTAATATTTGCTCCTAGTTTCAGTTGATTTATGGCATTCATTTGCTACTCCAACAAAGTCCAGTCATAGCAATAcatagaatgaaagaaaaggaagaattttCTTATGCTTATTCTTGGAATTAACTTCATATCTGCTATTTCATTAATTATCACAATCTCCATCTCACAAATATGGAAGAACAAATATTACAACAACTTctattaaaagagaaaagaaaaacaaaaaaaaaaaaaatccagaaaagGGATCAAACGCCATATTGCTCTAGCTGAACATCCTTCGCCTTCAAAGGAACATATTCTCCCATGTAAACTTCGAGGTGATCAGATAGGGCTGACTTGTCAATGTTTTCATGGTGGTAGGACTTGCACACAAAGTAGATAATCGTTTGGAGGACTAGTCCAAAGAGAAACAGCTTGAAAAGTAATAAGAAACACAAAATCGCATACCCTACCCTATTGGCCATACCCAGTGAGACCCCATACACCACCAGCCTCTCAAATGCTATCTTTATGACAAACAGTGAAATATTTAGCTTAAGGAAGATGACAATTGCCACCACAAGCTTACCTCTTATCAGTGCTCTACTCTTCACCATGGCTCGAAACCCATACAAGTCTTCCAACACCGATACCACGCTAGCCAATTGCCAAATTATGCTCATATACGAGAGCCCAACCAAGTACAAGATGAACATAACCCACAAGATCCAGATACCAATCTTGACAGGTCCAATACACAGTGCCCataaaattagaattagtaCTGCAAATATGTTGTAAGCGAAGACAGCAACAAAGATAGACAAGAAGGTGACCATGAGCCTTTTCCAGACCCTGGGGACCACACTCATCACCTTCTTAAAAGTCACTTCTCGGCCGGTGTAGATGCAAGCGATGGTGTAAACTACAGCAGATGTTGACAGGAGAGAGAAGATGAGTGTAAAGACTAGATATGCCAACTTCAAAAGCCAAAAAGCGATCAATTCGCTCGAGAGAAGATCCGATATTTTGTTGTATTTTGCAGAATCTACTCGGGTTCCATCCAATTCGAATTCATGGATGACGATTTTCTGGAAGAGATAGTCGGATACTTCAATATAAGCTAGGAAGATGAAGCACAGTGGAAGGATCAGGGCAACGGTGATTTGGCTGAAAATCTTCTTCCATGAGAAGATGATCTTGTAAGCCTCCTTGTAGATCCCAAAGATCCCTAGAAACTGCATTTCCTCCTGCTCTAGATCCATAACTCCTTGTTGCTTCAGTGGAAATTTTGTTGCAAAAGAGAAGGTGATGAAGAAGATTGGCTTCTGCTCTGAATAGATATAGGAAATGGAGGTGGACTTCTATATATCAAGCTACCCCTGGTTTTCCAATAAATCACCCCAGTCGATCCCTCTCTCTTTTTCCTGGAAAGACTTGAGTCTTCCTTCTAccagaattatgaaaaaaaataaaaatgagcctaataaaaacagagaacaagaattttgtgattatttttcttaaattctttGTATTTAGTTGGGGAAATGGCAACAAATAGTTTGGAGGAAATAGATGGGCATTTTGGAAAGAGGTCTTGTTCGTCAAGGACGGCAAAGACTAATGGATGGTCGTGTCTTTTACGCACAGGCGAAGATTCTTGTCAGGAGCCTTTTTCCCACTCTCGATTCCATCGAAATGGGTCAACACGCTTATCTTCTGGTTAAACACACCGTTGATCCCTTTAATTACTAAAATACCCTTACATTTATTTGTACTTATTCCCCTTGACTTCACGTTGGCAAAAAGAAACTGGACAGCATGCCGTCGAATCAGTCAGCTGATGCTCCTTTATTTTTCGAAATATTTgacacaaaaattaaaaaaaaaaaaaattaatttatcattttaatttgataaaaatatgttacagataaatatattataattttttattatataatatgagatataaatcattttagaaaaattcttAGATCTCAattgatacataaaattttttaatttcctaattaataataattttatatataatattatataaatttacttattttttttattttttttaataaaaactaaatacaaattttgttagtttacctcaacattaaaaaaaaaaagaaattttaaaaattaaaactaaaataacttaaaaattaaatacaattaaaacaaaaaaacttaaaaaaattttaaaaaatattgaatctcTCATtgtatttctaaatttttctggatatttttttatattttctattagtTTCATTTAGTGAagtaaaagttaatattttatttttctatttttaattttaaagttttcttaattttaattgtattttttatttttaaaattttcttattttaatccattctcacaaaagaaaaaaaaaatcaattgatattGTTAATTTGACCGGTAAAGgtcattttaagaaataaatattaagaaagtatatgtattttaaaatatttttaaataggtgaaagataaaattaatttataaaaggtgaattcaattttttttatgttttttcaagTTAGTAAATCAAAATCCATCGAGATGGGTCAACACGCTTATCTTCTGGTCAAACACACCGTTGATCCCTTTAATTACTAAAATACCCTTACATTTATTTGTACTTATCCCCCTTGACTTCACGTTGGCAAAAAGAAACTGGATAGCATGCCGTTGAATCAGTCAGCTGATGCCCCTTTATTTTTCGAAATATTTGacacaaaaattatcaaaaaaaaattaatttatcattttaatttgataaaagtatgttatagataaatatattataaattttttattatataatatgatatataaatcattttagaaaaattccTAGATGATACATAAAAGTTTTTAGTTccctaattaataataattttatattcaatattatataaatttactcatcttttctttttttttttttttaataaaaattgaatacaaattttgttaatttacctcaacaataaaaaaataagaaattttaaaaataaaaaatgtaattaaaactagaataactaaaaatttaaatacaattaaaacaataaaacttaaaaatttttaaaaataaaatattgaatctcattatgtttctaattttttctggatatctatattttctattagTGTTATTTAACGAagtaaaagttaatattttatttttttatttttagttttaaagttttcttaattttaattgtattttttagttttaaaatttcttaattattttaaccaattctcacaaaaataaataaataattgtcaattaatattattaatatgacAAATAAAGgtcattttaggaaataaatattaacttttaaaaaaatatatgtattttaaaatatttttaaatagatgaaagataaaattaattaataaaagctgaattctttttttttttttatatatattttttcaagttAGTAAATCAAAATCCACTTTTCCCCTTAAATAAATCTGACGTTGGAAGAaggactttttatttttttaacattgctaatgtaattttaaatggataaaaatacttttcctatattttttacCCAAAAGACTGAATACTTTTTGTCAAATATCCAGGTTTACGTCTCTGATAGGTTTAATATGGAACAAGTGGGACTTTCTCCTTGAGATTAATTATGTCATGATTTATACATCCATGGTTTTTGACCAAAgcaattaagaaaatgaaaagaaaggaaggCCAAATCTTAAGCAAttgatctatatatataaagatgtcTTTATTACTCAATTCAATATTCAAGCGACATGAATTGATTTATCTGTGCTGTCAATCTGGATTTTATACAGATCCATAATTGAACAACAATAACCTTGATGAACAACAAATTACAACTTCAATTACCAAAAGCTCATCCTATATAGAACTGCTTTAACTGAAGATTGTCGCCCTTTAAAGGAATGTAATACTCTTGGGTGTAAACCTGGAGATGATCCGATAGAGCCAACTTGTCAATATTTTCGTGGTGGTGGGATTTGCAAACAAAGTAGATAACAGTCTGAATGACACGTTCAAAGAGACTCAACAACGAAAGTAACGATAAGCACACATTTGCAAAAGCCACCCTATTCACCATGCCCAGTGGCTCTCCCTGCAACACCACCCTCTCCAATGCCTTGTGTAGCATGTAATAGACTAAACCCAGCTTCAAGAAGATGAAGGTTGCCATACCCACCTTGCCTCTGACTAGTTGGTTACTCTTTTTCATGGCTTGAAACCCATATGAGTCCTCTAACACCGATATTGTGCTAGCCAATTGCCAAACTATGCTCATGTAAAGAAAACCCATCAAGTACAACACCACAACAACCGACAAAATCACCAATCCCACATTAATATTAAGGCCAAATGCAATCAACACTGCTACTAAAGCTAAGACTAGAAAGGCAACCACGTGGTAAGTGCAGAGGGCCAGAAAGATTGTGAAGAATGTGACCATGAGTCTCTTCCAAACCTTTGGCACTACGCTCATAACCAGCTTAAAAGTCACTTCCCGACCGGAGTAGATGCAAGCCATGGTGTAAACTATGGCGGACGTGGATAGGAGGTACAGGATAAAAGAGAAGATGGTGTATGCAGCCTGGAGAAGCCAATAGGAGGCAGATATCGACGAGAGAAGATCAAATATGTTGGCGTAGTTGGAATTGGGGACTTGGGTTTCAGCCAAATCTTTTTGATTCTGATCAGTGATTTTGGGGAACAGAGTGTTAGATAATAGAGTATGAGCTAAGGAAATGAAGGACAGTGGGAGGATCAGGGCAAAGGTGATTTGGGTGAAGATCTTCCTCCGTGACAGAATGATCTTGTAGGCTTCTCTGTAGATATCAAAGACTCCAAGAGACTTCATTTCTTGTTGCTGTACCTCCATTACTTCAATGGAAAAAATTTGTTGCAGAGAGGAAGTGAAGAAGAAGGTTGATGGGCGGAGAACGGCTTCTAAAGAGAATGAATTTAATCAAGAATTGATTCAGGCTTGTAGTTATAAAGATGCGTTATAGGGTCATTCTAGGAAACTGATGGCGGCTTTGCTGACTATTATTCGTTGATGAATTCTCCAGGAAGAGTCGAGACTCGAGATTAGATATCTGTCGTGTCTCGATTTCGTCCTCGTTCCAGAAGCTAAGCTTGACATCTCCAATTACTAAAACACCCCTGATTTTGGGCTGGGCCACAGTTCTTCAAGAATGGTTCTACACAATGGAGGGAGTTGTCCAAGAGGAAAGGGTAATATTACGAAGTCCACcaaaaacttaataaattatgttATCACTTTTATTCTATTCTTACGAGATAATTATGTTAAAGGGCAGATGAAGGTAATAATGCTCATAAAGGCGTCCAAATTGGTATAATTACTCTAAGAGATGGAgcaaatttctaaattattgttAAGAATATGTACAAATTTTGTCATTTAAAAATGCTCGACATACTCTTaataagatttttgaaaaattagatgTGGAGACTCTCATGCCAGGTCTAAATAGTTGAGGTGACAATTCTGTAAATGGGAAAGGGATTTAAATAAGGGACAAATATGAGAAATTCAAGAACTTGTTGAGGACTATGAATTTTCTTCCCCATTAATCCTTTTTGAAATACTGATCTTTTTGTTTTGCGCCCGATTATGCCTAATTAATGTATTTTGGAATATAAAGTTTTGGTCtatctttttttggttttttggttttttcacttaaatatctctctctctccttcttttttgttttttttttttttttctttttttggttggaAAACTTGTGAAATTTCGTTCCATATAATTTTGATACTGGAATGGTTGTTGTGAGATTTCCTTTGCTccaaatgaaaatgaatgatACATCTGACTTTGAATAAAGTGATACATCTTAGTTTGAAAATGATATTGGACTACTATTCAAAGTCAGATGTATCAAAGGAAATCTCACAACAACCATTCCTAccccaaacaatattatatatatatatatatatatatatatatatatatatatatatatatatatatatatatatatatatattatattgtctcaaacctaacaaaaacaatcttcaagttgaaaaatgttatatttaattttatttttttggaatctAACCAGCATGgataatttttggaatttaacaAAAACTatcttcaaattgaaaatatttcaaactaaGATGTATCATTTTCATTTGGAGCAAAGGAACTAccccaaacaatattatatatatatatatatatatatatatatatatatatatatatatatatgtatattatattgtctcaaacctaacaaaaacaatcttcaagttgaaaaatgttatatttaattttatttttttggaatctAACCAGCATGgataatttttggaatttaacaAAAACTatcttcaaattgaaaatatttcaaactaaGATGTATCATTTTCATTTGGAGCAAAGGAACTAccccaaacaatattatatatatatatatatatatatatatatatatatatatatatatatatatatatatatgtatattatattGTCTTAAACCTAACAAAAACAATCTTCAAGttgaagaatattatatttaaaataattttttttttgggaatttaaCCGGCATggagaaattttggaatttaacAAAAACTatcttcaaattgaaaatattatatttaaaataaaattttaacttcaaGACCTGTTTGTTTAGCTGATATTGTCTCAATGGCATGGAAGGTGTTAATTGTTGATTTAATTTCAACTTTGAGACATGTTTATTTTTGACTTGTTCAATGCTTTACAATAAATTATGTTAGTGTACAAATTTTGTCCTTGTCGGAAATTTGACTTTGCTCTCATGGATTCAAAGAGAAATGTAAAACCAGTAGCAAATTATAATTGACTAAGCCATTATGCTCAGCGAATAATTGATCTTTAGAAGTTGTagtttttcttcaaaatgatgTGAGAAACTCAAACTTTATTTACATGTTTTCATTGAAATAGGAACGTATCCACTTCAATGTTGTTTTACTTTGATGTCTTGCAAAGCAGCCACTATAAGATAGATGTGGTGAAAAATTAGCTATTTTGATAATGCAACTATTCTAATCTCGATGGTGTGTCTAGTTTTGCAAAAGATTTCCTTCTTATAAT is drawn from Vitis riparia cultivar Riparia Gloire de Montpellier isolate 1030 chromosome 18, EGFV_Vit.rip_1.0, whole genome shotgun sequence and contains these coding sequences:
- the LOC117906103 gene encoding uncharacterized protein LOC117906103, producing the protein MDLEQEEMQFLGIFGIYKEAYKIIFSWKKIFSQITVALILPLCFIFLAYIEVSDYLFQKIVIHEFELDGTRVDSAKYNKISDLLSSELIAFWLLKLAYLVFTLIFSLLSTSAVVYTIACIYTGREVTFKKVMSVVPRVWKRLMVTFLSIFVAVFAYNIFAVLILILWALCIGPVKIGIWILWVMFILYLVGLSYMSIIWQLASVVSVLEDLYGFRAMVKSRALIRGKLVVAIVIFLKLNISLFVIKIAFERLVVYGVSLGMANRVGYAILCFLLLFKLFLFGLVLQTIIYFVCKSYHHENIDKSALSDHLEVYMGEYVPLKAKDVQLEQYGV
- the LOC117905421 gene encoding uncharacterized protein LOC117905421 is translated as MEVQQQEMKSLGVFDIYREAYKIILSRRKIFTQITFALILPLSFISLAHTLLSNTLFPKITDQNQKDLAETQVPNSNYANIFDLLSSISASYWLLQAAYTIFSFILYLLSTSAIVYTMACIYSGREVTFKLVMSVVPKVWKRLMVTFFTIFLALCTYHVVAFLVLALVAVLIAFGLNINVGLVILSVVVVLYLMGFLYMSIVWQLASTISVLEDSYGFQAMKKSNQLVRGKVGMATFIFLKLGLVYYMLHKALERVVLQGEPLGMVNRVAFANVCLSLLSLLSLFERVIQTVIYFVCKSHHHENIDKLALSDHLQVYTQEYYIPLKGDNLQLKQFYIG